The following coding sequences are from one Eucalyptus grandis isolate ANBG69807.140 chromosome 11, ASM1654582v1, whole genome shotgun sequence window:
- the LOC104425352 gene encoding UPF0481 protein At3g47200 — protein MPRKSDSRCSQSARIGSSSYHVVNVEMTNGSSTGSADGIGFSIFRVPQSLSETNQMAYQPNTVPIGPYHHGKPQFQKIQEHKRRFSVDLLNRTSQRRDKLKHFVETLKPMEEKIRKCYSEPLAFNNDELIEMMVLDGCFIIELFCKYSCKKVGYTDPGHDPLLSEPWVLPFLMRDLAKLENQIPWFVLESLFDLTLGSRNESHPSLSDLALSFFNRMVQRPDDVLKKYSNWEGEHLLNFLRLTYNPDSPETRRRPNKFLRLIQPANKLRQAGIKFKPANCESFMDIKFSNGVLEIPVLKFDDFMSCLFLNFVAFEQCHRGSSKHVTAYATFMACLLNTPADAGLLCDRKIIERYFGTDEKIAHFFSNIGKDVVFDIHKNYLCKVFQDVNTYNEKDWRVQWASFKNTYFNTRWSLISAVAAFILLALATIQSFFAVYAYYRPPHSNLYPSPNPQ, from the coding sequence ATGCCCAGAAAGTCGGATTCTCGCTGCAGCCAATCTGCCAGGATTGGTAGTTCTTCTTATCATGTAGTGAATGTCGAAATGACCAATGGTAGTAGCACAGGATCAGCCGACGGGATAGGTTTTTCCATCTTTAGAGTGCCTCAAAGCCTGTCCGAGACAAATCAGATGGCATACCAACCTAACACGGTCCCAATCGGCCCCTACCACCACGGAAAGCCACAGTTTCAAAAGATCCAAGAGCACAAGCGGAGATTCTCTGTCGATCTGCTCAATCGAACGAGCCAAAGAAGGGACAAGCTAAAGCACTTCGTCGAGACTTTAAAGCCAATGGAGGAGAAGATAAGAAAGTGCTATTCCGAGCCCTTAGCTTTCAACAATGATGAGCTCATTGAGATGATGGTACTTGATGGTTGCTTCATCATTGAGCTGTTCTGCAAGTACTCCTGTAAAAAGGTAGGCTACACCGATCCGGGGCATGACCCCTTATTGTCCGAGCCCTGGGTGTTGCCTTTCCTCATGCGGGATCTAGCCAAACTTGAGAACCAGATTCCTTGGTTCGTCCTTGAAAGTCTGTTCGATCTGACACTAGGGTCCCGGAATGAGAGCCATCCTTCTCTATCCGATCTCGCCTTGAGTTTCTTCAACCGCATGGTTCAAAGACCAGACGATGTCTTGAAGAAGTACTCCAATTGGGAAGGAGAACATCTGCTCAATTTCCTCCGTTTGACTTACAACCCGGATTCCCCAGAAACAAGACGGAGACCAAATAAGTTTCTCCGCCTGATCCAGCCCGCAAATAAGCTCCGCCAGGCAGGCATCAAGTTCAAGCCGGCCAATTGCGAAAGCTTCATGGACATAAAATTCAGCAACGGTGTCCTGGAAATTCCAGTACTAAAATTCGATGACTTCATGAGTTGTCTGTTCCTCAATTTCGTGGCATTTGAGCAGTGCCACAGGGGCTCCTCCAAGCACGTCACAGCTTATGCCACTTTCATGGCTTGCCTCCTTAACACACCGGCAGATGCCGGGTTACTGTGTGACCGTAAGATCATTGAGAGATACTTTGGGACGGATGAGAAAATTGCCCATTTCTTCAGCAACATCGGTAAAGATGTCGTGTTTGACATCCACAAGAACTATTTATGCAAGGTGTTCCAAGATGTGAACACCTATAATGAGAAGGACTGGCGGGTGCAGTGGGCCAGCTTTAAGAACACCTACTTCAACACGCGGTGGTCTCTCATATCAGCTGTAGCCGCATTCATACTTCTTGCTCTTGCTACAATTCAGTCTTTCTTTGCTGTGTATGCTTATTACAGACCTCCTCATTCCAATCTCTATCCCAGTCCCAATCCTCAGTGA
- the LOC120289816 gene encoding vegetative cell wall protein gp1-like has product MDRIERRRSTRRLAKFDGHPRLPAARTTALTDVAVPTSLAEPLLRPPAPPPRRPCSRSPPRLPLVATPAAATPDTVALSSVVPHLQPASSQSNRSSPQPAPFVSTSNPPVARDLAIRVPTRLTICRHDDSTRDPPLRLTTPPPTPRAPPESDATVLSPSCRRLLAAVAGPP; this is encoded by the coding sequence ATGGATCGAATCGAACGCCGCCGCTCCACCCGACGACTCGCGAAGTTCGACGGACATCCGCGCCTCCCCGCAGCCCGCACCACCGCCCTCACCGATGTCGCCGTGCCGACCTCCCTCGCCGAGCCCCTACTGCGTCCCCCCGCGCCTCCACCTCGGCGTCCCTGTAGCCGAAGTCCACCGCGCCTGCCGCTTGTCGCAACACCAGCAGCCGCGACGCCTGACACCGTTGCCCTGAGCTCCGTAGTGCCTCATCTGCAACCCGCCAGTTCGCAATCCAATCGGTCATCGCCACAACCTGCCCCTTTCGTGTCGACCAGCAATCCACCTGTTGCTCGCGACCTCGCCATCCGAGTCCCCACTCGGCTGACGATCTGTCGTCACGACGACTCTACCCGAGATCCGCCGCTCCGGCTCACGACCCCACCACCGACGCCCAGAGCACCACCGGAGTCCGACGCCACCGTGCTGTCTCCCTCTTGCCGCCGTTTGCTCGCAGCAGTTGCCGGACCCCCTTAG